The Anas acuta chromosome 7, bAnaAcu1.1, whole genome shotgun sequence genome has a window encoding:
- the EDRF1 gene encoding erythroid differentiation-related factor 1 isoform X3 has protein sequence MAEPRGPGPAAAPRGAEAEEPKQLLSGEQGSLAVKSSAVVKYSSAPPQAAFARLQEKTDLKLPPANWLRESARLGPAGTAILGSSKKSTPFSSFGMAYDFIDSIGNDVDVVSDSENIKKLLKIPYSKSHVSMAVHRIGRTLLLDELDIQELFMRSSQTGDWTWLKEFYQRLIDQKWQRKKKSKEHWYQKAILSKFLYYSINGDGAAQPVPSSSKQHQEGPVPGEGDEAGRASWPAPFEMPSSLSEDPGASNQGLKNDFVRNILWTFEDIHMLVGSNMPIFGGGRYPAVSLRLRDNNKPINVLTGIDYWLDNLICNVPELVMCFHVNGIVQKYEMIKTEDIPNLENSNFSTKVIKDIAQNILSFLKSNCTKEGHTYWLFKASGSDIVKLYDLTTLCEETEDKYQNPFTMPVAILLYKVACNMMLKKNQNKKHYGTIRTLLLNCLKLLDNGRHPQIIASANYMLSELFQLDEPKKEDSTDFPINGNSDESYSEEEEEMPDSDENGSYSNSSDPPDDNKAVAIIKSVGELSVPEKYKSVHRIRPSCTFPVCHGTEERCRLVLSYVLEGLKSVDSSVKKESDLPAADPSTPIPLKYEDESTSGGPECLEKQMALFLDKMGSFQKGKHSSQSGMIPGSWQYKMKLQLILKSSKAYYVLSDAAMILQKYGRALRYIKLALQCHDTYCCLCASMLPEVLVFLCQCLTLCGDIQLMLAQNANNRAAYLEEYNYQTKEDQEILHSLHRESSCQVFAWATDLSTDLECQLSVSCKCYEAAYEILLFSNLKKQNPEQHIQVLKRMGNIRNEIGVFYMNQAAAVQTERVVSKNVSMTEQQLWKKSFSCFEKGIQNFESIDDATNAALLLCNTGRLMRICAQAHCATEGDFKREFSPEEALYYNKAIDYYLRALRSLGKRDVHPAVWDSVNWELSTTYFTMATLQQDYAPLSRKAQEQIEKEVSEAMMKSLKYCDVDTVSPRQPLCQYRAATIHHRLASMYHSCLRNQVGDEHLRKQHRVLADLHYSKAVRLFQLLKDAPCEFLRVQLERVAFAEFQMASQNSSAGKLKTLFGALDIMVKTKCAFQLIRKELAAESEQISKDESNTENTSTNDSSTGLNKEEVLKLLSIFESRMSFLLLQSIKLLTSTKKKSGAISEEEITLKTNKQVYSLLLRATANKSMTLLERIEVILNLLEQLTQSSEAAAGGVQ, from the exons ATGGCGGAGCCCCGCGGCCCCGGgccggccgcggccccgcggggagcTGAGGCGGAGGAGCCCAAGCAG CTTCTCTCCGGGGAGCAGGGCTCGCTGGCGGTGAAGAGCAGCGCTGTGGTGAAGTACTCCTCCGCCCCGCCGCAGGCCGCCTTCGCCCGCCTGCAGGAGAAAACCGACCTGAAGCTGCCCCCCGCCAACTGGCTGAGGGAGAGCGCCCGGCTGGGGCCGGCGGGCACGGCCATCCTgggcagcagcaagaaaagcacGCCTTTCTCGAG CTTTGGGATGGCGTATGACTTCATTGACTCCATTGGCAATGATGTGGACGTTGTGTCTGATTCAGAG aatattaaaaagcttCTGAAGATACCATACAGCAAGTCACACGTGAGCATGGCAGTGCATCGCATTGGGCGGACACTCTTGTTGGATGAGCTAGATATTCAAGAACTCTTCATGAGATCATCTCAG ACAGGGGACTGGACGTGGCTGAAAGAGTTTTATCAAAGGCTGATTGATCAGAAGTGGCAACGAAAAAAGAAGAGTAAAGAACACTGGTACCAGAAGGCTATACTTTCCAAATTTTTGTATTACAG CATTAATGGTGATGGAGCTGCTCAGCCTGTTCCTTCCAGTTCAAAACAGCACCAGGAGGGTCCTGTTCCAGGTGAGGGTGATGAAGCAGGACGGGCCTCCTGGCCAGCTCCATTTGAAATGCCTTCTTCGTTATCTGAAGATCCAGGTGCCTCTAACCAG GGACTTAAAAATGACTTTGTCCGTAACATCTTGTGGACCTTCGAAGACATCCACATGTTAGTAGGATCAAACATGCCTATATTTGGAGGTGGGAGATACCCTGCTGTGAGCTTGCGTCTCAG GGATAACAACAAGCCAATAAATGTGTTAACAGGAATTGACTATTGGTTGGACAACTTAATATGCAATGTACCAGAGCTTGTGATGTGCTTTCATGTTAATGGAATTGTTCAG AAATATGAAATGATCAAGACTGAAGATATTCCCAATTTAGAAAACTCTAATTTCTCTACCAAAGTGATAAAAGATATTGCTCAAAATATCTTATCTTTTCTGAAATCAAATTGCACCAAAGAAGGACATACTTACTGGTTATTTAAGG CAAGTGGGAGTGATATAGTAAAGCTATATGACCTAACCACCCTttgtgaagaaacagaagacaaatacCAAAATCCTTTTACAATGCCAGTGGCAATTCTTCTGTACAA agttGCTTGCAATATGATGCTGAAgaaaaaccagaacaaaaagcACTATGGCACTATCAGAACACTGCTTCTTAATTGTCTTAAGTTACTGGACAACGGCAGACATCCTCAA ataattgCTTCAGCAAACTACATGTTATCAGAGCTTTTTCAGTTGGATGAACCTAAAAAAGAAGACAGTACAGACTTCCCTATAAATGGAAACTCTGATGAAAGTTATagtgaagaagaggaagaaatgccaGATAGTGATGAAAACGGTTCTTACAGTAACAGTTCTGATCCACCAGATGACAATAAAGCAGTGGCTATAATCAAATCTGTTGGAGAGTTATCAGTACCAGAAAAATACAAGTCTGTTCATCGAATACGT CCTAGCTGTACATTTCCTGTCTGCCACGGCACTGAGGAACGCTGCCGGCTGGTGCTTAGCTATGTCCTGGAG GGTTTGAAGTCTGTTGACAGCAGTGTTAAAAAAGAGAGTGACCTTCCTGCAGCTGACCCCAGCACACCAATCCCTTTGAAATATGAAGATGAATCCACCAGTGGTGGTCCTGAGTGTCTGGAAAAACAGATGGCCTTATTTTTAGACAAAA TGGGCTCCTTTCAGAAGGGTAAGCATTCCAGTCAGTCAGGAATGATTCCCGGATCATGGCAATATAAAATGAAGCTCCAGCTCATTCTGAAATCATCAAAGGCTTATTATGTCCTGTCTGATGCTGCTATGATTCTACAGAAGTATGGGAGAGCGTTACGATACATCAAGCTGGCTTTACAGTGCCATG aTACCTACTGTTGTCTCTGTGCCAGCATGCTTCCTGAAGTATTAGTATTTCTTTGTCAGTGTTTAACGCTTTGTGGAGATATCCAGTTAATGCTTGCTCAAAACGCAAACAACAGAGCAGCGTATCTTGAAGAATATAACTACCAGACAAAGGAAGATCAGGAAATACTACACAGTCTTCACAGAGAATCCAGCTGCCAAG TGTTTGCCTGGGCTACTGACTTGTCTACAGACCTGGAATGCCAACTTTCAGTCAGCTGTAAATGTTATGAAGCAGCTTATGAAATCTTACTcttcagtaatttaaaaaagcaaaatcctgAGCAGCACATACAGGTGCTGAAGAGGATGGGTAACATCAGGAATGAAATTGGAGTATTTTACATGAAccaggctgctgcagtgcagacTGAAAGAGTGG TGAGTAAGAACGTATCAATGACAGAGCAGCAACTCTGGAAGAAAAGCTTCTCTTGCTTTGAAAAAGGAATTCAGAATTTTGAGTCGATTGATGATGCAACCaatgctgctctcctgctgtgcAACACGGGAAGACTCATGCGAATTTGTGCTCAAGCACACTGTGCGACCGAAGGTGACTTCAAAAGAGAGTTTTCCCCAGAAGAGGCCCTTTATTATAATAAG GCTATTGACTACTATCTAAGAGCATTAAGATCACTCGGAAAGAGAGACGTGCATCCAGCTGTTTGGGATTCTGTGAACTGGGAGCTGTCTACGACATACTTCACTATGGCAACTCTACAGCAGGATTATGCTCCCTTATCTAGAAAGGCTCAGGAACAG aTAGAGAAGGAAGTTAGTGAAGCCATGATGAAGTCCTTGAAATACTGTGATGTCGATACAGTGTCCCCACGGCAGCCTCTCTGCCAGTATCGGGCTGCAACCATCCACCACAGGCTTGCTTCCATGTACCACAGTTGCCTGAGAAATCAG GTTGGTGATGAGCATTTGAGGAAACAACATCGTGTACTTGCTGATCTCCATTATAGTAAAGCAGTGAGACTCTTTCAACTCTTGAAGGATGCACCCTGTGAGTTTCTTCGTGTGCAGCTGGAAAGAGTGGCATTTGCAGAATTCCAGATGGCAA GTCAGAACAGCAGTGCTGGAAAACTAAAGACTTTGTTTGGGGCTCTCGATATTATGGTTAAGACGAAGTGTGCATTCCAGCTCATCAGAAAAGAGCTTGCAGCAGAGAGTGAACAG aTAAGTAAAGATGAGAGCAATACTGAAAATACCTCCACTAATGATTCCTCCACTGGCCTTAACAAGGAAGAAGTATTGAAGCTACTCAGTATTTTTGAGTCTAGAATGTCATTCCTTCTCCTGCAATCCATTAAGCTGTTAACTTCAACCAAAAAGAAGAGTGG gGCCATTAGTGAAGAAGAAAtaactcttaaaacaaacaagcaagttTACTCTCTTCTGTTGCGTGCAACTGCTAACAAAAGCATGACTCTGCTGGAGCGGATAGAGGTAATCCTAAATCTACTGGAGCAGCTGACGCAAAGTAGTGAAGCTGCTGCGGGAGGAGTTCAGTGA
- the EDRF1 gene encoding erythroid differentiation-related factor 1 isoform X1: MAEPRGPGPAAAPRGAEAEEPKQLLSGEQGSLAVKSSAVVKYSSAPPQAAFARLQEKTDLKLPPANWLRESARLGPAGTAILGSSKKSTPFSSFGMAYDFIDSIGNDVDVVSDSENIKKLLKIPYSKSHVSMAVHRIGRTLLLDELDIQELFMRSSQTGDWTWLKEFYQRLIDQKWQRKKKSKEHWYQKAILSKFLYYSINGDGAAQPVPSSSKQHQEGPVPGEGDEAGRASWPAPFEMPSSLSEDPGASNQGSVPLEPSYIVGHVASAPKEQNLTTLFNDGENSQGLKNDFVRNILWTFEDIHMLVGSNMPIFGGGRYPAVSLRLRDNNKPINVLTGIDYWLDNLICNVPELVMCFHVNGIVQKYEMIKTEDIPNLENSNFSTKVIKDIAQNILSFLKSNCTKEGHTYWLFKASGSDIVKLYDLTTLCEETEDKYQNPFTMPVAILLYKVACNMMLKKNQNKKHYGTIRTLLLNCLKLLDNGRHPQIIASANYMLSELFQLDEPKKEDSTDFPINGNSDESYSEEEEEMPDSDENGSYSNSSDPPDDNKAVAIIKSVGELSVPEKYKSVHRIRPSCTFPVCHGTEERCRLVLSYVLEGLKSVDSSVKKESDLPAADPSTPIPLKYEDESTSGGPECLEKQMALFLDKMGSFQKGKHSSQSGMIPGSWQYKMKLQLILKSSKAYYVLSDAAMILQKYGRALRYIKLALQCHDTYCCLCASMLPEVLVFLCQCLTLCGDIQLMLAQNANNRAAYLEEYNYQTKEDQEILHSLHRESSCQVFAWATDLSTDLECQLSVSCKCYEAAYEILLFSNLKKQNPEQHIQVLKRMGNIRNEIGVFYMNQAAAVQTERVVSKNVSMTEQQLWKKSFSCFEKGIQNFESIDDATNAALLLCNTGRLMRICAQAHCATEGDFKREFSPEEALYYNKAIDYYLRALRSLGKRDVHPAVWDSVNWELSTTYFTMATLQQDYAPLSRKAQEQIEKEVSEAMMKSLKYCDVDTVSPRQPLCQYRAATIHHRLASMYHSCLRNQVGDEHLRKQHRVLADLHYSKAVRLFQLLKDAPCEFLRVQLERVAFAEFQMASQNSSAGKLKTLFGALDIMVKTKCAFQLIRKELAAESEQISKDESNTENTSTNDSSTGLNKEEVLKLLSIFESRMSFLLLQSIKLLTSTKKKSGAISEEEITLKTNKQVYSLLLRATANKSMTLLERIEVILNLLEQLTQSSEAAAGGVQ, encoded by the exons ATGGCGGAGCCCCGCGGCCCCGGgccggccgcggccccgcggggagcTGAGGCGGAGGAGCCCAAGCAG CTTCTCTCCGGGGAGCAGGGCTCGCTGGCGGTGAAGAGCAGCGCTGTGGTGAAGTACTCCTCCGCCCCGCCGCAGGCCGCCTTCGCCCGCCTGCAGGAGAAAACCGACCTGAAGCTGCCCCCCGCCAACTGGCTGAGGGAGAGCGCCCGGCTGGGGCCGGCGGGCACGGCCATCCTgggcagcagcaagaaaagcacGCCTTTCTCGAG CTTTGGGATGGCGTATGACTTCATTGACTCCATTGGCAATGATGTGGACGTTGTGTCTGATTCAGAG aatattaaaaagcttCTGAAGATACCATACAGCAAGTCACACGTGAGCATGGCAGTGCATCGCATTGGGCGGACACTCTTGTTGGATGAGCTAGATATTCAAGAACTCTTCATGAGATCATCTCAG ACAGGGGACTGGACGTGGCTGAAAGAGTTTTATCAAAGGCTGATTGATCAGAAGTGGCAACGAAAAAAGAAGAGTAAAGAACACTGGTACCAGAAGGCTATACTTTCCAAATTTTTGTATTACAG CATTAATGGTGATGGAGCTGCTCAGCCTGTTCCTTCCAGTTCAAAACAGCACCAGGAGGGTCCTGTTCCAGGTGAGGGTGATGAAGCAGGACGGGCCTCCTGGCCAGCTCCATTTGAAATGCCTTCTTCGTTATCTGAAGATCCAGGTGCCTCTAACCAG GGAAGTGTGCCTCTTGAACCCTCATATATAGTGGGGCATGTGGCCTCAGCCCCCAAAGAACAAAACCTGACTACTTTGTTCAATGACGGGGAAAACAGTCAG GGACTTAAAAATGACTTTGTCCGTAACATCTTGTGGACCTTCGAAGACATCCACATGTTAGTAGGATCAAACATGCCTATATTTGGAGGTGGGAGATACCCTGCTGTGAGCTTGCGTCTCAG GGATAACAACAAGCCAATAAATGTGTTAACAGGAATTGACTATTGGTTGGACAACTTAATATGCAATGTACCAGAGCTTGTGATGTGCTTTCATGTTAATGGAATTGTTCAG AAATATGAAATGATCAAGACTGAAGATATTCCCAATTTAGAAAACTCTAATTTCTCTACCAAAGTGATAAAAGATATTGCTCAAAATATCTTATCTTTTCTGAAATCAAATTGCACCAAAGAAGGACATACTTACTGGTTATTTAAGG CAAGTGGGAGTGATATAGTAAAGCTATATGACCTAACCACCCTttgtgaagaaacagaagacaaatacCAAAATCCTTTTACAATGCCAGTGGCAATTCTTCTGTACAA agttGCTTGCAATATGATGCTGAAgaaaaaccagaacaaaaagcACTATGGCACTATCAGAACACTGCTTCTTAATTGTCTTAAGTTACTGGACAACGGCAGACATCCTCAA ataattgCTTCAGCAAACTACATGTTATCAGAGCTTTTTCAGTTGGATGAACCTAAAAAAGAAGACAGTACAGACTTCCCTATAAATGGAAACTCTGATGAAAGTTATagtgaagaagaggaagaaatgccaGATAGTGATGAAAACGGTTCTTACAGTAACAGTTCTGATCCACCAGATGACAATAAAGCAGTGGCTATAATCAAATCTGTTGGAGAGTTATCAGTACCAGAAAAATACAAGTCTGTTCATCGAATACGT CCTAGCTGTACATTTCCTGTCTGCCACGGCACTGAGGAACGCTGCCGGCTGGTGCTTAGCTATGTCCTGGAG GGTTTGAAGTCTGTTGACAGCAGTGTTAAAAAAGAGAGTGACCTTCCTGCAGCTGACCCCAGCACACCAATCCCTTTGAAATATGAAGATGAATCCACCAGTGGTGGTCCTGAGTGTCTGGAAAAACAGATGGCCTTATTTTTAGACAAAA TGGGCTCCTTTCAGAAGGGTAAGCATTCCAGTCAGTCAGGAATGATTCCCGGATCATGGCAATATAAAATGAAGCTCCAGCTCATTCTGAAATCATCAAAGGCTTATTATGTCCTGTCTGATGCTGCTATGATTCTACAGAAGTATGGGAGAGCGTTACGATACATCAAGCTGGCTTTACAGTGCCATG aTACCTACTGTTGTCTCTGTGCCAGCATGCTTCCTGAAGTATTAGTATTTCTTTGTCAGTGTTTAACGCTTTGTGGAGATATCCAGTTAATGCTTGCTCAAAACGCAAACAACAGAGCAGCGTATCTTGAAGAATATAACTACCAGACAAAGGAAGATCAGGAAATACTACACAGTCTTCACAGAGAATCCAGCTGCCAAG TGTTTGCCTGGGCTACTGACTTGTCTACAGACCTGGAATGCCAACTTTCAGTCAGCTGTAAATGTTATGAAGCAGCTTATGAAATCTTACTcttcagtaatttaaaaaagcaaaatcctgAGCAGCACATACAGGTGCTGAAGAGGATGGGTAACATCAGGAATGAAATTGGAGTATTTTACATGAAccaggctgctgcagtgcagacTGAAAGAGTGG TGAGTAAGAACGTATCAATGACAGAGCAGCAACTCTGGAAGAAAAGCTTCTCTTGCTTTGAAAAAGGAATTCAGAATTTTGAGTCGATTGATGATGCAACCaatgctgctctcctgctgtgcAACACGGGAAGACTCATGCGAATTTGTGCTCAAGCACACTGTGCGACCGAAGGTGACTTCAAAAGAGAGTTTTCCCCAGAAGAGGCCCTTTATTATAATAAG GCTATTGACTACTATCTAAGAGCATTAAGATCACTCGGAAAGAGAGACGTGCATCCAGCTGTTTGGGATTCTGTGAACTGGGAGCTGTCTACGACATACTTCACTATGGCAACTCTACAGCAGGATTATGCTCCCTTATCTAGAAAGGCTCAGGAACAG aTAGAGAAGGAAGTTAGTGAAGCCATGATGAAGTCCTTGAAATACTGTGATGTCGATACAGTGTCCCCACGGCAGCCTCTCTGCCAGTATCGGGCTGCAACCATCCACCACAGGCTTGCTTCCATGTACCACAGTTGCCTGAGAAATCAG GTTGGTGATGAGCATTTGAGGAAACAACATCGTGTACTTGCTGATCTCCATTATAGTAAAGCAGTGAGACTCTTTCAACTCTTGAAGGATGCACCCTGTGAGTTTCTTCGTGTGCAGCTGGAAAGAGTGGCATTTGCAGAATTCCAGATGGCAA GTCAGAACAGCAGTGCTGGAAAACTAAAGACTTTGTTTGGGGCTCTCGATATTATGGTTAAGACGAAGTGTGCATTCCAGCTCATCAGAAAAGAGCTTGCAGCAGAGAGTGAACAG aTAAGTAAAGATGAGAGCAATACTGAAAATACCTCCACTAATGATTCCTCCACTGGCCTTAACAAGGAAGAAGTATTGAAGCTACTCAGTATTTTTGAGTCTAGAATGTCATTCCTTCTCCTGCAATCCATTAAGCTGTTAACTTCAACCAAAAAGAAGAGTGG gGCCATTAGTGAAGAAGAAAtaactcttaaaacaaacaagcaagttTACTCTCTTCTGTTGCGTGCAACTGCTAACAAAAGCATGACTCTGCTGGAGCGGATAGAGGTAATCCTAAATCTACTGGAGCAGCTGACGCAAAGTAGTGAAGCTGCTGCGGGAGGAGTTCAGTGA
- the EDRF1 gene encoding erythroid differentiation-related factor 1 isoform X2, with product MAEPRGPGPAAAPRGAEAEEPKQGSLAVKSSAVVKYSSAPPQAAFARLQEKTDLKLPPANWLRESARLGPAGTAILGSSKKSTPFSSFGMAYDFIDSIGNDVDVVSDSENIKKLLKIPYSKSHVSMAVHRIGRTLLLDELDIQELFMRSSQTGDWTWLKEFYQRLIDQKWQRKKKSKEHWYQKAILSKFLYYSINGDGAAQPVPSSSKQHQEGPVPGEGDEAGRASWPAPFEMPSSLSEDPGASNQGSVPLEPSYIVGHVASAPKEQNLTTLFNDGENSQGLKNDFVRNILWTFEDIHMLVGSNMPIFGGGRYPAVSLRLRDNNKPINVLTGIDYWLDNLICNVPELVMCFHVNGIVQKYEMIKTEDIPNLENSNFSTKVIKDIAQNILSFLKSNCTKEGHTYWLFKASGSDIVKLYDLTTLCEETEDKYQNPFTMPVAILLYKVACNMMLKKNQNKKHYGTIRTLLLNCLKLLDNGRHPQIIASANYMLSELFQLDEPKKEDSTDFPINGNSDESYSEEEEEMPDSDENGSYSNSSDPPDDNKAVAIIKSVGELSVPEKYKSVHRIRPSCTFPVCHGTEERCRLVLSYVLEGLKSVDSSVKKESDLPAADPSTPIPLKYEDESTSGGPECLEKQMALFLDKMGSFQKGKHSSQSGMIPGSWQYKMKLQLILKSSKAYYVLSDAAMILQKYGRALRYIKLALQCHDTYCCLCASMLPEVLVFLCQCLTLCGDIQLMLAQNANNRAAYLEEYNYQTKEDQEILHSLHRESSCQVFAWATDLSTDLECQLSVSCKCYEAAYEILLFSNLKKQNPEQHIQVLKRMGNIRNEIGVFYMNQAAAVQTERVVSKNVSMTEQQLWKKSFSCFEKGIQNFESIDDATNAALLLCNTGRLMRICAQAHCATEGDFKREFSPEEALYYNKAIDYYLRALRSLGKRDVHPAVWDSVNWELSTTYFTMATLQQDYAPLSRKAQEQIEKEVSEAMMKSLKYCDVDTVSPRQPLCQYRAATIHHRLASMYHSCLRNQVGDEHLRKQHRVLADLHYSKAVRLFQLLKDAPCEFLRVQLERVAFAEFQMASQNSSAGKLKTLFGALDIMVKTKCAFQLIRKELAAESEQISKDESNTENTSTNDSSTGLNKEEVLKLLSIFESRMSFLLLQSIKLLTSTKKKSGAISEEEITLKTNKQVYSLLLRATANKSMTLLERIEVILNLLEQLTQSSEAAAGGVQ from the exons ATGGCGGAGCCCCGCGGCCCCGGgccggccgcggccccgcggggagcTGAGGCGGAGGAGCCCAAGCAG GGCTCGCTGGCGGTGAAGAGCAGCGCTGTGGTGAAGTACTCCTCCGCCCCGCCGCAGGCCGCCTTCGCCCGCCTGCAGGAGAAAACCGACCTGAAGCTGCCCCCCGCCAACTGGCTGAGGGAGAGCGCCCGGCTGGGGCCGGCGGGCACGGCCATCCTgggcagcagcaagaaaagcacGCCTTTCTCGAG CTTTGGGATGGCGTATGACTTCATTGACTCCATTGGCAATGATGTGGACGTTGTGTCTGATTCAGAG aatattaaaaagcttCTGAAGATACCATACAGCAAGTCACACGTGAGCATGGCAGTGCATCGCATTGGGCGGACACTCTTGTTGGATGAGCTAGATATTCAAGAACTCTTCATGAGATCATCTCAG ACAGGGGACTGGACGTGGCTGAAAGAGTTTTATCAAAGGCTGATTGATCAGAAGTGGCAACGAAAAAAGAAGAGTAAAGAACACTGGTACCAGAAGGCTATACTTTCCAAATTTTTGTATTACAG CATTAATGGTGATGGAGCTGCTCAGCCTGTTCCTTCCAGTTCAAAACAGCACCAGGAGGGTCCTGTTCCAGGTGAGGGTGATGAAGCAGGACGGGCCTCCTGGCCAGCTCCATTTGAAATGCCTTCTTCGTTATCTGAAGATCCAGGTGCCTCTAACCAG GGAAGTGTGCCTCTTGAACCCTCATATATAGTGGGGCATGTGGCCTCAGCCCCCAAAGAACAAAACCTGACTACTTTGTTCAATGACGGGGAAAACAGTCAG GGACTTAAAAATGACTTTGTCCGTAACATCTTGTGGACCTTCGAAGACATCCACATGTTAGTAGGATCAAACATGCCTATATTTGGAGGTGGGAGATACCCTGCTGTGAGCTTGCGTCTCAG GGATAACAACAAGCCAATAAATGTGTTAACAGGAATTGACTATTGGTTGGACAACTTAATATGCAATGTACCAGAGCTTGTGATGTGCTTTCATGTTAATGGAATTGTTCAG AAATATGAAATGATCAAGACTGAAGATATTCCCAATTTAGAAAACTCTAATTTCTCTACCAAAGTGATAAAAGATATTGCTCAAAATATCTTATCTTTTCTGAAATCAAATTGCACCAAAGAAGGACATACTTACTGGTTATTTAAGG CAAGTGGGAGTGATATAGTAAAGCTATATGACCTAACCACCCTttgtgaagaaacagaagacaaatacCAAAATCCTTTTACAATGCCAGTGGCAATTCTTCTGTACAA agttGCTTGCAATATGATGCTGAAgaaaaaccagaacaaaaagcACTATGGCACTATCAGAACACTGCTTCTTAATTGTCTTAAGTTACTGGACAACGGCAGACATCCTCAA ataattgCTTCAGCAAACTACATGTTATCAGAGCTTTTTCAGTTGGATGAACCTAAAAAAGAAGACAGTACAGACTTCCCTATAAATGGAAACTCTGATGAAAGTTATagtgaagaagaggaagaaatgccaGATAGTGATGAAAACGGTTCTTACAGTAACAGTTCTGATCCACCAGATGACAATAAAGCAGTGGCTATAATCAAATCTGTTGGAGAGTTATCAGTACCAGAAAAATACAAGTCTGTTCATCGAATACGT CCTAGCTGTACATTTCCTGTCTGCCACGGCACTGAGGAACGCTGCCGGCTGGTGCTTAGCTATGTCCTGGAG GGTTTGAAGTCTGTTGACAGCAGTGTTAAAAAAGAGAGTGACCTTCCTGCAGCTGACCCCAGCACACCAATCCCTTTGAAATATGAAGATGAATCCACCAGTGGTGGTCCTGAGTGTCTGGAAAAACAGATGGCCTTATTTTTAGACAAAA TGGGCTCCTTTCAGAAGGGTAAGCATTCCAGTCAGTCAGGAATGATTCCCGGATCATGGCAATATAAAATGAAGCTCCAGCTCATTCTGAAATCATCAAAGGCTTATTATGTCCTGTCTGATGCTGCTATGATTCTACAGAAGTATGGGAGAGCGTTACGATACATCAAGCTGGCTTTACAGTGCCATG aTACCTACTGTTGTCTCTGTGCCAGCATGCTTCCTGAAGTATTAGTATTTCTTTGTCAGTGTTTAACGCTTTGTGGAGATATCCAGTTAATGCTTGCTCAAAACGCAAACAACAGAGCAGCGTATCTTGAAGAATATAACTACCAGACAAAGGAAGATCAGGAAATACTACACAGTCTTCACAGAGAATCCAGCTGCCAAG TGTTTGCCTGGGCTACTGACTTGTCTACAGACCTGGAATGCCAACTTTCAGTCAGCTGTAAATGTTATGAAGCAGCTTATGAAATCTTACTcttcagtaatttaaaaaagcaaaatcctgAGCAGCACATACAGGTGCTGAAGAGGATGGGTAACATCAGGAATGAAATTGGAGTATTTTACATGAAccaggctgctgcagtgcagacTGAAAGAGTGG TGAGTAAGAACGTATCAATGACAGAGCAGCAACTCTGGAAGAAAAGCTTCTCTTGCTTTGAAAAAGGAATTCAGAATTTTGAGTCGATTGATGATGCAACCaatgctgctctcctgctgtgcAACACGGGAAGACTCATGCGAATTTGTGCTCAAGCACACTGTGCGACCGAAGGTGACTTCAAAAGAGAGTTTTCCCCAGAAGAGGCCCTTTATTATAATAAG GCTATTGACTACTATCTAAGAGCATTAAGATCACTCGGAAAGAGAGACGTGCATCCAGCTGTTTGGGATTCTGTGAACTGGGAGCTGTCTACGACATACTTCACTATGGCAACTCTACAGCAGGATTATGCTCCCTTATCTAGAAAGGCTCAGGAACAG aTAGAGAAGGAAGTTAGTGAAGCCATGATGAAGTCCTTGAAATACTGTGATGTCGATACAGTGTCCCCACGGCAGCCTCTCTGCCAGTATCGGGCTGCAACCATCCACCACAGGCTTGCTTCCATGTACCACAGTTGCCTGAGAAATCAG GTTGGTGATGAGCATTTGAGGAAACAACATCGTGTACTTGCTGATCTCCATTATAGTAAAGCAGTGAGACTCTTTCAACTCTTGAAGGATGCACCCTGTGAGTTTCTTCGTGTGCAGCTGGAAAGAGTGGCATTTGCAGAATTCCAGATGGCAA GTCAGAACAGCAGTGCTGGAAAACTAAAGACTTTGTTTGGGGCTCTCGATATTATGGTTAAGACGAAGTGTGCATTCCAGCTCATCAGAAAAGAGCTTGCAGCAGAGAGTGAACAG aTAAGTAAAGATGAGAGCAATACTGAAAATACCTCCACTAATGATTCCTCCACTGGCCTTAACAAGGAAGAAGTATTGAAGCTACTCAGTATTTTTGAGTCTAGAATGTCATTCCTTCTCCTGCAATCCATTAAGCTGTTAACTTCAACCAAAAAGAAGAGTGG gGCCATTAGTGAAGAAGAAAtaactcttaaaacaaacaagcaagttTACTCTCTTCTGTTGCGTGCAACTGCTAACAAAAGCATGACTCTGCTGGAGCGGATAGAGGTAATCCTAAATCTACTGGAGCAGCTGACGCAAAGTAGTGAAGCTGCTGCGGGAGGAGTTCAGTGA